From a region of the Paenibacillus sp. R14(2021) genome:
- the acpP gene encoding acyl carrier protein, which translates to MSDVYDRVKRIVVDRLGVDESEVSLEASFKEDLGADSLDVVELVMELEDEFDMEISDEDAEKITSVGEVVNYISSLAK; encoded by the coding sequence ATGTCCGATGTATATGATCGTGTAAAGCGCATCGTTGTCGACCGCCTTGGCGTTGACGAGTCGGAAGTGTCGCTAGAGGCTTCGTTTAAAGAAGATCTTGGAGCAGACTCTCTTGATGTCGTTGAATTGGTCATGGAACTGGAAGATGAATTCGATATGGAAATCTCTGATGAAGATGCAGAGAAAATTACGAGTGTGGGAGAAGTAGTGAACTACATATCTTCTCTGGCTAAGTAA